One genomic window of Niveibacterium sp. SC-1 includes the following:
- a CDS encoding acetyl-CoA C-acyltransferase family protein, which translates to MSDKREVVFVSGVRTAIGAYGGTLKDFAPVELASRVLREAIARAGIDAAQVGHVVFGNVIHTETRDMYVSRVATINGGCPKETVSMSVNRLCGSGFQAVVSAANAIQLGDADVAIAGGVESMSRGGYLMPAARWGARMGEAKLVDMMVGALTDPFEQTHMGITAENVAAKFGLSREEQDAFAVESHRRAAAATDAGYFKDQILPIEIVSKKGSTFFDTDEHFRRDATLEGMAKLKAVFKKDGVVTAGNASGINDGAAALVLMEASAAERAGLKPLARLVSYGHAGVEPELMGTGPIPAVKLALKRAGLSASDMDVIESNEAFAAQAMCVTRGLDLDPAKVNVNGGAVALGHPVGATGAILTVKAIYELIRTQKRYGLVTMCIGGGQGIAGVIERL; encoded by the coding sequence ATGTCGGACAAACGTGAAGTGGTCTTCGTCAGTGGCGTGCGCACCGCAATTGGTGCCTATGGCGGCACGCTCAAGGATTTCGCACCGGTGGAACTTGCCTCCCGCGTCCTGCGCGAGGCGATTGCGCGCGCAGGCATCGACGCGGCGCAGGTCGGCCACGTGGTCTTTGGCAACGTGATCCACACCGAGACGCGCGACATGTACGTGTCGCGCGTGGCGACCATCAATGGTGGCTGTCCTAAGGAGACGGTCTCCATGTCGGTGAACCGGCTTTGCGGTTCGGGCTTCCAGGCCGTGGTCTCCGCCGCGAATGCGATCCAGCTCGGCGACGCCGACGTGGCGATCGCCGGCGGGGTCGAATCGATGAGCCGCGGCGGCTACCTGATGCCGGCCGCCCGCTGGGGCGCCCGCATGGGTGAGGCCAAGCTGGTCGACATGATGGTGGGCGCGCTCACCGACCCCTTCGAGCAGACTCACATGGGCATCACCGCCGAGAACGTCGCCGCCAAGTTCGGTCTCTCGCGCGAGGAACAGGATGCCTTTGCCGTCGAGTCGCACCGCCGTGCGGCTGCAGCGACCGATGCCGGCTACTTCAAGGACCAGATCCTGCCGATCGAGATCGTCAGCAAGAAGGGCAGCACCTTCTTTGACACCGACGAACACTTCCGTCGCGACGCGACCCTCGAAGGCATGGCCAAGCTCAAGGCGGTGTTCAAGAAGGACGGCGTGGTCACTGCGGGCAACGCCTCGGGCATCAACGACGGCGCCGCTGCGCTGGTATTGATGGAAGCCTCGGCTGCCGAGCGCGCGGGCCTCAAGCCCCTGGCGCGACTGGTGTCTTACGGTCACGCGGGCGTTGAGCCCGAGCTGATGGGCACCGGCCCGATTCCCGCGGTCAAGCTGGCGCTCAAGCGCGCGGGCCTGTCGGCCAGTGACATGGACGTGATCGAATCGAACGAAGCCTTCGCCGCGCAGGCGATGTGCGTGACCCGCGGCCTGGATCTCGATCCGGCCAAGGTGAACGTCAACGGCGGCGCGGTGGCCCTGGGCCATCCAGTCGGCGCCACCGGCGCAATCCTCACGGTGAAGGCGATCTATGAGCTGATCCGTACGCAGAAGCGCTATGGCCTGGTGACCATGTGCATCGGCGGTGGCCAGGGCATCGCGGGCGTGATCGAACGCCTCTGA
- a CDS encoding CobD/CbiB family protein, with protein sequence MTLLSLLAAILLEQFRPLSTRRFVDNPLAAFARTLEEKLNDGKNGRGTLAWVLAVLLPAIGSALIYAGLYALHPAAAFIFNVVVLYLCLGYRQHSHYYGRIHASLRARELDRARLLLSEWRGGNYEHTSADEVARLAIEHALIVGHRQVFALFPMFLIFPGPSGALLYRLAERIARQWPENREPSVAFFGRFARQAFEVIDWLPARITAVAFSIMGDFEDAIYCWRTQASLWPRPVDGVLIAAGAGALGVRLGDPVHQGSEVVARPEMGAGDFADMDYMYSAVGLIRRTLVLFLLLILLFGLSGWAGS encoded by the coding sequence ATGACCCTGCTTTCGCTGCTCGCCGCCATCCTCCTCGAACAGTTCCGCCCCTTGTCCACGCGGCGTTTCGTCGACAACCCGCTCGCGGCATTTGCGCGCACGCTGGAAGAAAAGCTCAACGACGGCAAGAACGGCCGCGGGACCCTGGCCTGGGTGCTGGCCGTGCTCTTGCCGGCAATCGGCAGCGCGCTCATCTACGCCGGGCTCTACGCCCTGCATCCGGCGGCGGCCTTCATCTTCAACGTGGTCGTGCTCTACCTGTGCCTCGGTTACCGCCAGCACAGCCACTACTACGGCCGTATCCACGCCTCGCTGCGCGCCCGCGAGCTTGATCGGGCGCGCCTGCTGCTCTCGGAATGGCGCGGTGGCAACTACGAACACACGTCGGCCGACGAAGTCGCGCGTCTGGCGATCGAGCACGCGCTGATCGTCGGGCACCGCCAGGTCTTCGCGCTCTTCCCGATGTTCCTGATCTTCCCCGGCCCCAGTGGTGCGCTCCTTTATCGCCTGGCCGAGCGCATCGCGCGCCAGTGGCCGGAAAACCGCGAACCCTCGGTGGCCTTCTTCGGCCGTTTCGCGCGCCAGGCCTTCGAAGTCATCGATTGGCTGCCGGCGCGCATCACCGCCGTGGCGTTCTCGATCATGGGCGACTTCGAGGACGCCATCTATTGCTGGCGCACCCAGGCGTCGCTGTGGCCGCGCCCGGTCGATGGCGTGCTGATCGCCGCGGGCGCGGGCGCGCTGGGTGTGCGCTTGGGTGACCCGGTGCACCAGGGTTCCGAAGTGGTGGCGCGGCCCGAGATGGGGGCAGGCGATTTTGCGGACATGGACTATATGTACAGCGCGGTCGGTCTGATTCGTCGGACCCTGGTGCTGTTCTTGCTGCTCATCCTGCTGTTCGGTCTCTCCGGTTGGGCGGGGAGCTGA
- a CDS encoding CoA pyrophosphatase, protein MRTIRPEDLRRALSRPLAASHEREPPPGTVLTRAAVLVPVVDRGEGLNVLLTRRAEHLHHHPGQISFPGGRHEEGDASPEATALRETEEEIGIAAALVEVLGRLPEYVTVTGFRITPVVGLLRPPLELRPDAFEVAEIFEVPLDFLADTANHSWHDVIYEGRKGGYWAMPWQGYNIWGATAGMLRMLARGLNTD, encoded by the coding sequence ATGAGGACTATCCGTCCCGAGGACTTGCGCCGCGCCCTGTCGCGGCCGCTTGCGGCCTCGCACGAGCGCGAGCCACCCCCCGGCACGGTGCTGACGCGGGCCGCCGTGCTGGTGCCGGTGGTTGATCGGGGTGAGGGCCTCAACGTGCTGCTCACGCGGCGCGCCGAGCATCTGCATCACCATCCGGGCCAGATCAGTTTTCCCGGCGGCCGCCACGAGGAGGGCGACGCCAGCCCGGAAGCCACCGCGCTGCGCGAGACCGAAGAGGAGATCGGCATCGCCGCCGCGCTGGTCGAGGTTCTCGGCCGCCTGCCCGAGTACGTGACGGTGACCGGTTTCCGGATCACCCCCGTGGTGGGCCTCCTGCGCCCACCGCTGGAATTGCGCCCCGACGCCTTCGAGGTCGCCGAGATCTTCGAGGTACCGCTCGACTTCCTCGCCGACACGGCCAATCACAGCTGGCACGACGTGATCTACGAAGGTCGCAAGGGCGGCTACTGGGCCATGCCCTGGCAGGGCTACAACATCTGGGGTGCCACCGCCGGCATGCTCAGGATGCTGGCGCGCGGACTCAATACCGACTGA
- a CDS encoding type 1 glutamine amidotransferase: MEPLAKPQAKPIAILQFSPTVEPGYFAEYLDAHGHRHTVLRIDQGEAVPAASTAFAGIGLLGGPMSANDALPWVAPVLDLIRDALSHEVPVIGHCLGGQLMAKALGAAVTRNPVREIGWGALRAEDSPAARSWLGDISEVRAYQWHNETFALPQGAQRVLTGDYCTNQAFVLGPHLGMQCHVEITPAMIDAWSADWFADVARLGPLPPSVQTPDAMRAELASSLAEMRQVSDRLYATWCLGLRH; encoded by the coding sequence GTGGAACCCTTAGCGAAACCCCAAGCCAAGCCCATCGCCATCTTGCAGTTCAGCCCCACCGTGGAGCCTGGCTATTTTGCCGAGTATCTGGACGCGCATGGACATCGCCATACCGTGTTGCGGATCGATCAGGGCGAGGCGGTGCCGGCCGCCAGCACCGCCTTTGCCGGGATCGGCCTGCTGGGCGGCCCCATGAGCGCCAACGATGCCCTGCCCTGGGTCGCCCCGGTGCTGGACCTGATCCGCGACGCGCTGTCGCATGAGGTTCCGGTGATCGGCCACTGCCTGGGCGGCCAGTTGATGGCCAAGGCGCTGGGCGCGGCGGTGACGCGCAACCCCGTGCGCGAGATCGGCTGGGGCGCCTTGCGCGCAGAAGATTCGCCCGCGGCTCGCAGCTGGCTCGGCGATATCTCCGAGGTCCGCGCCTACCAGTGGCACAACGAGACCTTCGCGCTGCCGCAGGGCGCGCAGCGCGTCCTGACCGGCGACTACTGCACCAATCAGGCTTTCGTACTAGGCCCGCATCTGGGCATGCAGTGCCATGTGGAGATCACGCCCGCGATGATCGACGCCTGGAGTGCAGACTGGTTCGCCGACGTGGCCCGGCTCGGGCCCTTGCCGCCCTCGGTGCAGACGCCGGACGCCATGCGGGCGGAGCTCGCGAGCAGTCTCGCCGAGATGCGGCAGGTCTCCGACCGCCTCTACGCCACCTGGTGCCTCGGGCTGCGCCACTGA
- a CDS encoding putative motility protein has protein sequence MDVSSLAASASQAKLESVQGQASVAVLKKSMDIQQQQALQLLEALPQPVPVAPGQPGGVVNTFA, from the coding sequence ATGGATGTAAGTTCGTTGGCGGCCAGCGCTTCGCAGGCCAAGCTCGAATCCGTACAAGGCCAGGCGAGCGTGGCCGTGCTCAAGAAATCGATGGATATCCAGCAACAGCAGGCCCTGCAGTTGCTCGAGGCCTTGCCCCAGCCGGTGCCCGTCGCCCCCGGTCAGCCGGGTGGTGTCGTCAACACCTTCGCCTGA
- a CDS encoding YajQ family cyclic di-GMP-binding protein: MPSFDVTNEVNFVEVRNALDQANKEITNRFDFKGSDARVELNDKALTLFADTDFQLDQVWDVLTGKFAKRGVDVRCMEPGDIEKVSGNKVKRGVAVKNGIESELAKKIVRILKDSKLKVQGSIQGESVRVTGAKRDILQEAIALLRKSIDDFPLQFGNFRE, from the coding sequence ATGCCGTCTTTCGACGTCACCAATGAAGTGAATTTCGTCGAGGTGCGCAATGCCCTCGACCAGGCGAACAAGGAAATCACCAACCGTTTCGACTTCAAGGGTTCGGATGCGCGGGTAGAACTGAACGACAAGGCGCTCACCCTCTTCGCCGACACGGATTTTCAACTCGACCAGGTCTGGGACGTGCTGACCGGCAAGTTCGCCAAGCGTGGCGTGGACGTGCGCTGCATGGAGCCGGGCGACATCGAGAAGGTCAGCGGCAATAAAGTCAAACGCGGCGTTGCCGTTAAGAATGGTATCGAGTCGGAGCTGGCGAAGAAGATCGTCCGCATCCTCAAGGACAGCAAGCTCAAGGTTCAGGGCAGCATCCAGGGGGAGTCGGTGCGGGTCACGGGTGCCAAGCGCGACATCCTGCAGGAGGCCATTGCCTTGCTGCGCAAGTCGATCGATGACTTTCCCCTGCAGTTCGGCAATTTCAGGGAATGA
- the murB gene encoding UDP-N-acetylmuramate dehydrogenase, translating into MSELPLQRDIALAPLTTLGVPATARWYLRAQSVEILRAGLDWARQQGLPVFVLGGGSNVVFAEDWPGLVLQPALRGRALEATSDSHFIVKVDAGENWHDTVAWTLEQRWPGLENLALIPGSVGAAPVQNIGAYGLELEARFHSLDALDSRSGTLVTLDHTACRFAYRDSILKHEDGRHLIVTAVRFALPRAWTPCLTYRELAQQFAGGETPTPRVIFDAVVAIRRRKLPDPAELGNVGSFFKNPVVDAATYAGLHARFPDLVAYPQAEDRYKLAAGWLIDRAGWKGRRIGAAGVHAQQALVLVNLGGARGADILALADAVRTDVAERFGVELEQEPQRPGALPA; encoded by the coding sequence ATGTCCGAGCTTCCCTTGCAGCGCGATATCGCGCTCGCGCCTCTGACCACCCTGGGCGTGCCTGCCACCGCGCGCTGGTACCTGCGCGCGCAGAGCGTGGAAATCCTGCGCGCAGGGCTGGATTGGGCGCGCCAGCAGGGGCTGCCGGTCTTCGTGCTGGGCGGCGGCAGCAACGTGGTCTTCGCCGAGGACTGGCCCGGCCTGGTACTGCAACCGGCACTGCGCGGCCGGGCGCTGGAAGCCACGAGCGACAGCCACTTCATCGTGAAGGTCGACGCGGGGGAGAACTGGCATGACACCGTCGCCTGGACCCTGGAGCAACGCTGGCCGGGCCTGGAGAACCTCGCGCTGATCCCCGGCAGCGTCGGGGCGGCCCCGGTCCAGAACATCGGCGCCTACGGGCTGGAGCTCGAAGCCCGCTTCCATTCCCTGGACGCCCTCGACAGTCGTAGCGGCACGCTTGTGACGCTGGACCACACGGCCTGTCGCTTCGCTTACCGAGACAGCATTCTCAAGCATGAAGACGGCCGCCACCTGATCGTCACCGCAGTGCGCTTCGCCCTGCCGCGCGCCTGGACGCCCTGCCTCACTTACCGCGAACTCGCCCAGCAGTTCGCCGGTGGAGAGACACCAACGCCACGGGTGATCTTCGACGCGGTGGTCGCCATCCGCCGCCGCAAGCTCCCCGACCCCGCCGAGCTGGGCAACGTGGGCAGCTTCTTCAAGAACCCGGTGGTCGACGCCGCCACCTACGCCGGCCTGCATGCGCGCTTTCCGGATCTTGTCGCCTACCCGCAGGCGGAAGACCGCTACAAGCTCGCCGCTGGCTGGCTGATCGACCGCGCCGGCTGGAAAGGCCGCCGGATCGGCGCCGCCGGCGTGCACGCGCAACAGGCGCTAGTGCTGGTGAACCTCGGCGGTGCGCGCGGCGCCGACATCCTGGCGCTGGCCGATGCCGTCAGGACGGACGTGGCCGAACGCTTCGGGGTCGAACTGGAGCAGGAGCCACAGCGCCCGGGAGCCTTGCCGGCATGA
- a CDS encoding diguanylate cyclase, whose amino-acid sequence MNRLAAGIALCLSALCLSTLALAAATESALRQQIKAEETAAGNHPEQALARLRSLATQVPAGDNVDRKAYLSALGYAQAQAGEAEDARRTGTELEAMGQRTRDTDARAQGLLIRAHASFAAGQTAAALDAQRSAQALLPPSAPTPLRYWAISLGAMLLHHAGEFDEALARYQEALRLAVQMGDARRQVHMLNNIANLHLSLKHAEASVETLNEAFRLSTQLRDRETMASLKLSEAAALGELKRGQAQFAALQESLRLARDASSRGLEFSALTNLSDYYLQAGRYPAVAETVLKARGLRIEPADWAGEATLAVNAGLARILSGDVTGGREEVERTLAEYEARNLPAEAAATLREYSSALERIGEIGLALQMLQRERTLNQQLFRAERQQAVLELEARYALEKQRREISLLERANALNSAELANRTLERRIVWLVALVLALCAVIAGLLYTRQRATNRSLLARNARLAFESHRDPLTGLYNRRFFQKRMQDEDARAGRDRRAANTQALYLLDIDHFKRINDRLGHPVGDAVLVEVARRLREAVGEQCVVRWGGEEFLVHAHLDSADEAGAIARRLTGALSDEPVRFDERAIPVTVSIGYAVSPLGDSATHLPWPQRINLVDTALYLAKAHGRSRCYGLRRLEAEDAEAIGRVERDLEHAWEEGRVDLEVSVGPAAVPVA is encoded by the coding sequence ATGAACCGCCTGGCGGCAGGCATCGCGCTGTGCTTGTCCGCCCTTTGCCTGTCCACCCTGGCCCTGGCTGCCGCCACCGAAAGCGCCCTGCGGCAACAGATCAAGGCTGAGGAAACCGCCGCCGGCAATCACCCGGAGCAGGCGCTGGCCCGGCTGCGGTCGCTCGCCACCCAGGTGCCGGCGGGCGACAACGTGGATCGCAAGGCCTATCTCTCCGCCCTTGGCTACGCCCAGGCGCAGGCGGGTGAAGCCGAGGACGCGCGGCGCACCGGCACCGAGCTCGAAGCCATGGGCCAACGCACCCGCGATACAGACGCACGCGCCCAGGGCCTGCTGATCCGCGCCCATGCGTCATTTGCCGCCGGGCAGACCGCCGCAGCTCTTGACGCCCAGCGTAGCGCGCAGGCCCTGCTACCGCCGTCGGCGCCGACGCCGCTGCGCTACTGGGCGATCAGCCTGGGCGCGATGCTGCTGCACCATGCGGGCGAGTTCGACGAGGCCCTCGCCCGCTACCAGGAAGCGCTCAGGCTCGCCGTGCAGATGGGCGATGCGCGCCGCCAGGTGCACATGCTCAACAACATCGCCAATCTGCACCTCTCGCTCAAGCATGCCGAGGCTTCGGTAGAGACGCTCAACGAAGCCTTCCGGCTCTCAACGCAATTGCGCGATCGCGAAACCATGGCGTCGCTCAAGCTTTCCGAGGCGGCCGCGCTGGGTGAGCTCAAGCGTGGTCAGGCGCAGTTCGCTGCCTTGCAGGAGAGCCTGCGGCTGGCGCGCGACGCGAGCTCCCGCGGCCTCGAGTTCTCCGCGCTGACCAATCTCTCGGACTACTACCTGCAGGCCGGACGCTATCCGGCCGTCGCCGAGACCGTGCTCAAGGCGCGCGGGTTACGCATCGAACCCGCCGACTGGGCGGGCGAGGCCACGCTCGCGGTCAACGCGGGCCTTGCCCGGATCCTCTCCGGTGATGTCACGGGAGGACGCGAGGAAGTGGAGCGAACGCTCGCCGAATACGAGGCTCGCAATCTCCCCGCCGAGGCCGCCGCCACCCTGCGGGAATACAGCAGCGCACTCGAACGGATCGGCGAAATCGGCCTCGCGCTCCAGATGCTCCAGCGCGAACGCACGCTCAACCAACAGCTCTTCCGCGCCGAGCGCCAGCAGGCCGTACTCGAACTCGAAGCGCGCTATGCCCTGGAAAAACAGCGCCGGGAAATCTCTCTGCTCGAGCGCGCCAACGCACTGAACTCGGCCGAACTGGCTAATCGCACGCTGGAGCGCCGCATCGTCTGGCTGGTCGCGCTGGTGCTCGCGCTTTGCGCCGTCATCGCGGGCCTGCTCTACACCCGTCAGCGCGCCACCAACCGCAGCTTGCTCGCGCGCAACGCCCGGCTTGCCTTCGAGAGCCATCGCGATCCGCTGACCGGGCTCTACAACCGCCGTTTCTTCCAGAAGCGGATGCAGGACGAAGACGCCCGCGCCGGCCGCGACAGGCGCGCCGCCAATACCCAGGCGCTGTATCTGCTGGACATCGACCACTTCAAGCGGATCAATGACCGCCTCGGCCATCCGGTCGGCGACGCCGTACTGGTGGAAGTGGCGCGACGCTTGCGCGAGGCGGTGGGCGAGCAATGCGTGGTCCGCTGGGGTGGAGAGGAGTTCCTGGTGCACGCCCATCTCGACTCGGCCGACGAGGCCGGCGCGATTGCGCGGCGACTGACCGGCGCGCTCTCGGACGAGCCGGTGCGCTTCGACGAGCGCGCGATCCCGGTCACCGTCTCGATCGGCTACGCAGTTTCGCCCCTGGGAGACAGCGCCACGCACCTCCCCTGGCCACAGCGGATCAATCTGGTGGACACCGCGCTCTACCTCGCCAAGGCCCACGGCCGCAGCCGCTGCTACGGGCTGCGGCGCCTGGAGGCCGAGGACGCGGAAGCGATCGGTCGCGTGGAGCGCGATCTGGAGCACGCCTGGGAAGAAGGCCGCGTCGACCTGGAGGTCAGTGTCGGACCCGCGGCCGTACCGGTCGCCTGA
- a CDS encoding pyrimidine/purine nucleoside phosphorylase, whose product MSQAQFDNVSVVKKANVYFDGKCVSHTVQLADGTRKSVGVILPSKLTFNTGAPEIMEVLDGRCRVKLAGSDAVAEYSAGQSFDVPGNSSFDIETVETLHYVCHFG is encoded by the coding sequence ATGTCGCAAGCGCAGTTCGACAACGTTTCCGTGGTCAAGAAGGCCAACGTCTATTTCGACGGCAAGTGTGTGAGCCACACGGTCCAGCTGGCCGACGGCACGCGCAAGTCCGTGGGTGTGATCCTGCCCTCCAAGCTGACCTTCAACACCGGCGCGCCGGAAATCATGGAAGTGCTCGATGGCCGTTGCCGTGTGAAGCTGGCCGGCAGCGACGCAGTGGCCGAGTACAGCGCGGGGCAGTCCTTCGACGTGCCGGGCAACAGCAGCTTCGACATCGAAACGGTGGAGACCCTGCACTACGTCTGCCACTTCGGCTGA
- a CDS encoding DUF2788 domain-containing protein encodes MFGLSVAEFEDLSLKFFLTGLIAYMFFIIWSLARESRAGKFGTAVLFGVLGLGMFGFMAKEVIAKVLGVD; translated from the coding sequence ATGTTCGGCCTGTCCGTCGCGGAGTTCGAAGACCTCTCGCTCAAGTTCTTCCTCACCGGGCTCATTGCCTACATGTTCTTCATCATCTGGAGCCTCGCGCGTGAGTCACGTGCCGGCAAGTTCGGTACCGCGGTGCTGTTCGGTGTGCTGGGTCTGGGCATGTTCGGTTTCATGGCTAAGGAAGTGATCGCCAAGGTGCTCGGCGTCGACTGA
- the pfkA gene encoding 6-phosphofructokinase, with translation MIKKIGVLTSGGDSPGMNAAIRAVVRAGLSNGLEVYGIRDGYLGLHQDRVIQLERHSVSDVINRGGTFLGSARFPQFKEEQTRVESIEVLKRHGIDALVVIGGDGSYMGAKKLTEMGYPCIGLPGTIDNDIAGTDFTIGFDTALNVVTDAIDRLRDTSSSHKRISIVEVMGRHCGDLAMSAAVAGGAEFVVVPEQAFDKQHLFDQIDAGIGRGKRHALAVICENITDVNQLASEIQAHTGLETRATILGHIQRGGSPTARDRILASRMGALAVELLMQGYGGRCVGLQRNELVHHDIIECIEKLKRPFDQTLFNLSAKLF, from the coding sequence ATGATCAAGAAAATCGGTGTCCTGACCAGCGGTGGCGACTCCCCCGGCATGAACGCCGCCATCCGCGCCGTCGTGCGTGCCGGCTTGTCCAACGGCCTGGAAGTCTACGGAATCCGCGACGGCTACCTGGGGCTGCATCAGGATCGCGTGATCCAGCTTGAGCGCCACAGCGTCTCGGACGTGATCAATCGCGGCGGCACCTTTCTTGGCTCCGCCCGTTTCCCGCAGTTCAAGGAAGAACAGACGCGCGTCGAATCGATCGAGGTGCTCAAGCGCCACGGCATCGATGCGCTGGTTGTGATCGGTGGCGACGGCTCCTACATGGGCGCCAAGAAGCTCACCGAGATGGGCTACCCCTGTATCGGTCTGCCGGGCACGATCGACAACGACATCGCCGGCACCGATTTCACCATCGGCTTCGACACCGCGCTGAATGTGGTGACCGATGCGATCGACCGTTTGCGTGATACCTCCAGCTCGCACAAGCGGATCTCCATCGTCGAGGTCATGGGCCGCCATTGTGGCGACCTCGCCATGTCGGCCGCGGTGGCCGGCGGTGCCGAATTCGTCGTCGTGCCGGAGCAAGCCTTCGACAAGCAGCACCTGTTCGACCAGATCGACGCCGGCATCGGCCGCGGCAAGCGCCATGCCCTGGCGGTGATCTGCGAGAACATCACCGACGTCAATCAGCTCGCCAGCGAGATCCAGGCCCACACCGGCCTTGAGACCCGCGCGACCATCCTCGGTCACATCCAGCGTGGCGGCAGCCCGACGGCGCGTGACCGTATCCTGGCGAGCCGCATGGGCGCGCTGGCGGTGGAGTTGCTGATGCAAGGCTACGGCGGTCGCTGCGTCGGCCTGCAGCGCAATGAGCTGGTGCACCACGACATCATCGAATGCATCGAGAAACTCAAGCGTCCCTTCGACCAGACGCTTTTCAATCTCAGCGCCAAGCTCTTCTGA